From the Solanum stenotomum isolate F172 unplaced genomic scaffold, ASM1918654v1 scaffold10870, whole genome shotgun sequence genome, one window contains:
- the LOC125849800 gene encoding carotenoid 9,10(9',10')-cleavage dioxygenase 1-like, with the protein LLPADGKKMVHKVDLKFNRWSLCHDMGVTERYNVIMDFPLTIDINRLIRGDSLIKYDKDGYARIGVMPRYGDANSVRWFGVQPSCVFHLINCFEDNDEVVVWGCRARESVLPRPGSKDKKSKRFFEGSEETSSTKNNNESLEESFFFRVCEWRLNMRTGEVKEKNVVTKFFMEFPMINEKFIGLRNKFCYLQVVDREASSISDGLVKYGGLVKLQFEEDMELIKVEYHMLPEGNFCCGTTSVPKPQGVDEDDGWLVTFIHNENTNVSHVIYIVDAKNFATHPIATITLPSRVPYGFHGAFMPL; encoded by the exons CTACTTCCAGCTGATGGCAAGAAAATGGTTCACAAGGTGGATCTCAAGTTCAATAGGTGGAGCCTATGCCACGATATGGGAGTTACAGAAAG GTACAACGTGATCATGGATTTTCCTCTAACTATTGACATAAATCGACTCATTAGGGGAGACTC ATTGATAAAGTATGATAAAGATGGATATGCGCGGATTGGAGTAATGCCACGATATGGTGATGCTAATTCCGTTAGATGGTTTGGTGTTCAACCTAGTTGTGTATTTCACCTAATAAATTGTTTTGAAGACAACGATGAG GTGGTTGTATGGGGATGCAGAGCTCGTGAATCAGTATTACCAAGACCTGGTTCCAAAGATAAAAAATCCAAGAGATTTTTCGAAGGGTCTGAAGAAACAAGTTCCacaaaaaacaataatgaaTCTTTAGAAGAATCATTCTTTTTTCGTGTTTGTGAATGGAGACTAAACATGAGAACTGGGGAAGTAAAGGAGAAAAATGTCGTAACTAAGTTCTTTATGGAGTTCCCTATGATCAATGAAAAGTTCATTGGTCTAAGAAACAAATTTTGTTATCTACAAGTGGTAGATAGAGAAGCTAGCTCCATTTCAG ATGGATTAGTTAAATATGGAGGACTTGTCAAACTTCAATTTGAAGAAGATATGGAATTGATTAAAGTTGAGTATCATATGTTGCCAGAGGGTAATTTTTGTTGTGGAACAACCTCTGTTCCAAAACCTCAAGGTGTTGATGAGGATGATGGTTGGCTTGTGACATTCATACACAACGAAAATACAAATGTATCTCACGTGA TATATATAGTTGATGCAAAAAACTTTGCAACACACCCTATTGCCACAATCACATTACCAAGTAGAGTGCCTTATGGATTTCATGGAGCTTTCATGCCTTTATAA